The Scatophagus argus isolate fScaArg1 chromosome 12, fScaArg1.pri, whole genome shotgun sequence genome includes the window CGTATTCAGGATGAAGGTTGATAATAATGCATTAAGTCCAGTAGGTGGCAAGATATCCTCAAGTATCCATGTGCTTTTCAGGACTGTGAGATCAATTTtgagatgaaaaacagaaaaaaataaagcttattATCACAGGTATTTTTTGCATCTTCTCAGCTACTCACACTCTCCTTTTTCAATGCAATCTGAGACCAAAGGGACACTGTAAGCTGCTTTTCTGGGGAAATACATTGTATTTCCGCCCTCTTAGAGATTAATAGATAAGACTTCAAAAGGCAGCTAGAGTCAGCACATGACAAGCAGACGCCTTCAGATAGCAGTTTGTTCGGCAGAATTTATTTCTCCTGCTGTTGACCATCACTCATGCACTTTCATAAATGTTTTCAACAGCTGAGGTGTTGAGATGTTGAAGTGTCCTCCTCTGCAGGAATCCTTTCCCTGTTTTGaagaaatgcaaacattaaaTGATATGGtcaaaagaagaagacacaCGGTGACCTCAACTGCTCAACCACTTTTAATGTGTTAAATGAATCTGAATGACACATGATTCACAAGCCGTAATCCATTCCACACTTACAGAAAACGAAGACGAGGATTATGACTATGGTGAAGATGAAAATAGCTGTCGTCCTGCCAATGTTTACCACTCCTGGGAAGGCTTCAAATTTTTTCtacaatgaaaatgaagcttATCGTGAGGGACTGGGTCACATATTTCAAACTAATTAGCACATAGTTTAAAATATGTGCGTAAATTCACAGCATATTGAACaatgaaatatatttgtgtACACTTCATTTCTCACTTCCAGGCTaaatccaaaaaaaagaaagaaagaaaaaaaagctaattttaattttaattgcattttaatggcatgtttttgtcacatcaTTTTTCCATATGTGCCAGATGTGAGTGCAGAGCTATGGGCTGATTTTAAAGTCTTATTGCAATAATTATCTagtttttctttacattattgattaaaaaaacattaccatcaacacaaaaacaccctaggtttttattttagtcacCTGAGTCCTCCTGTGCAGTAACAAAGATAATTACCTGGATACATTTTGTGCTGTGctctttttaaacattatatttcttcactttcaaaacaaacagtacaaTACCTCAGCTGTTGGAGTTCCAATTAAGTCAAATGTAAGGTCATCAACTTCTACATTTAGAAGTGAAGATGTTGTCAATATTTCTGTAAGGAGTTGAAACTGTGAGCACATCTGAAACAACACTTAAGCTTAAGTGCAATGAACTGCTGTATGTTTAATTTCTGGGAAAATGCTTCTTAAAGACATTAATATTTGCAGACTCACTACTTTtcaacattatttatttacaaggTAAACATGATTGTTTACCTTGTGTCCCACTAGTAGTAAGTGTCCAGTCCTCTGTAACAGCTTCTTCTGTAGGAGCTGGAATGAAAGAAATCACTTAAAGCTGGATAACAAAGTTCATAAGCAACATGGATGACATTCAGGATTATCATTACCTTCCTCAATGACCAGGTGTGTGTTGACCTTGTAGTCATTGAACCATCCTGGGATGCTGACCCGGCAGCCGTACACCCCAGCATCACTCCACTGAGCATTCAAGACGGTCAGGGACACGTCTCCGTCTGTCACCCTGCCCAGGAGCTGGTACCTGAGGGACTGCCTGGAAAACACAGTCCCATCATCGGAGGAGAGGATGGTGTTGGAGCATTTGGACATCGGCAGAGTCCCTCGTCCCCAGCAGAAACCCAGAGCGCCGTACGTTTTGGTGTCATATGAACAGGGCAATGTTACATTGTCCCCAAAGAAGCCAATAACTTTGAGGGTGCTTGAAGACACTGTGGAGGACACCAAAGACTTTGATCAAACTGGATGATGCAGATTGCAGCTGTAATTCAGAAATACCCACAAATAAAATCATCctcctgtacacacacacaccaccaccacacttTCTGAATACAAGAAAAGCTCAGAATATTGACTTACCTTGGGTCAggactgagaggaaaaaataacaaagagcATGCATATGTGTAGGCTATTGTATAACAATGTCCTGAAGTGAAGATAAAATGAGTTTCTCCCCCCACACACTCCAAGGTTCAACTTCCCTTTTTGAAAATCAGGAAGGAAATCAATAGACTTGTCTACATTTGTCTGTATTATACTGATACACAATGTCAACACTGATCAAAGGATGTGTCTTATCTGCTGTTTTAAACC containing:
- the LOC124068039 gene encoding T-cell immunoglobulin and mucin domain-containing protein 4-like; its protein translation is MHALCYFFLSVLTQVSSSTLKVIGFFGDNVTLPCSYDTKTYGALGFCWGRGTLPMSKCSNTILSSDDGTVFSRQSLRYQLLGRVTDGDVSLTVLNAQWSDAGVYGCRVSIPGWFNDYKVNTHLVIEEAPTEEAVTEDWTLTTSGTQEILTTSSLLNVEVDDLTFDLIGTPTAEKKFEAFPGVVNIGRTTAIFIFTIVIILVFVFWKGFLQRRTLQHLNTSAVENIYESA